Genomic segment of Microbacterium sp. M28:
ACCGGGGAAGCTGCCGATCGTGCTGGTCGGCGACGGCGAGCGCTCACGGTTCCAGGACCGTCCGCGCGGGTACGTATCGGTGCACAGCACCGGGAGTGTCGCCGCACTCGGCGAAGCGCTCGAACAGGACATCGATGATCGCCGATTCCGTTCGAACGTCGTGATCTCCGGTGTCGACGCCTGGGACGAACTGGAATGGAGCGGTGAAGTCCGCGTCGGCGAGGTGCGGTTCCTGACGGCCGGGCCGATCGTCCGATGCCTGGCGACGCACGCCAACCCCGACACGGGCGTCCGCGACGCGAAAGTCCTCACGACACTGACGACGCGCGTCGGACAGCGCGAGCCGACTCTCGGCCGCCTCCTGCTGCTGCCCGGTGTCTCCGGGGACGTCGACGATCGCGGTCAGGGCGGTGTCATCCGCGTCGGTGACGAAGTGATCGTCGGCTGACCCGACCTGCGGCAAGCAGTCGATCAGGATCCGACGAACTCCTCGGCATCGCCGAAGGAAGGGCGTTCGCGGATCTCGACCGTGTCACCCAGACGCTCGACGTCGAACACGACGATCTCGTTGTCCCCTGCCTGCCAGAGCGGCGCAGGGGCGTACAGCGTCTCCTGCGGCCCGATCTCCCAGTAGCGCCCGAGCAGGAAGCCGTTCAGCCAGACCATGCCCTTCTTCCCGCCGGGAAAGGCGAGCCACGCGTCGAGCGGCTCCGCGATGTCGAAGTGCGCGACGGCGACGCCGTCGCGACCAGGGGTGCGGACCGTCGTGTCCGGCCGCTCCTGCGGCACGATCCGGTGCCGCCACCCGTGGACAAGGCGACGTCCGATCGTCACGCCGCGCATGATGCCTTTGCCCTCGCCCGTGTACGGCCCGTAGTTGATCCGGCCGAGGCTCTCCACGACGATCGCGAGCCGAGCATCCCGACGGGCCGCCGGGAGGGTGAGCGACGTCGCCCCGTCGCGTTCCAGCGTGCCGAGCCGGTCGTCGTCGAGGTAGACGACAGCACGGTCGTGCAGGCCGTCGACGGCGAGCGTCGCACCGTCGACGAACGAGACGTCGGCCTCGTACACGACGAACCCGTCTTCCGCGCCCAGTTGCTCGAACGTCTGCGGCAGCGGGGGACGTGCACCGACCGTCGGCAGAGCGCGCAGGTGATCGAGCGACGATGCGATCGGCGTGAGCGCCGCGGATGCCGCCGGCAGCCGCCGAGGGGCGGCGGGGATCTCCGGCAGTGCTTCGGTGCGGAGCGGCGCGAACAGCGCGCGCAGCGCATGAAACTTGTCGTTCAGCGTCCCGTCTTCGCCGATCGGGGCGTCCGAGTCGTAGCTGGTGACGGTCGGCTGGAGGACACCATCGTGGTTGGCTCCGTTCCACAGCCCGAAGTTCGTGCCGCCGTGCGCCATGTAGATGTTCACCGAGCCGCCGGCATCGAGCAGCTCGCGGACGACGCCCGCCGCACTCTCCGCGGACCGGACGTGATGACGCTCGCCCCAGTGGTCGAACCAGCCGCCCCACAGCTCGCTGCACATCAGCGGTTCATCCGGACGGCGCAGTTCGACGGCCTTCGACACCCCGGATCCGAACGTGAACGTCGTCATCGCACCCGGAACACTGCCGTGCGCGACCATGTCCGCGGTCGTGCCGTCGGCCGTCATCAGCATCTCGACGACTCCCCGCGTGCGCAGCCCGTCGCGCAGATGAGTCAGGTACTCCGCGTCGCTGCCGAACGAGCCGTATTCGTTC
This window contains:
- a CDS encoding MOSC domain-containing protein; the protein is MPRVVALYRHPVKGFTPEPRDDLLIQPDGRVAGDRVLAFRFADAATPEDRDGLEYWPKSKGLALESFPTLAELRLSYDDTGRRVRIMHAGALLVEAGLDDEGRRELSDAVTEFVMQSAEARRLNRPGKLPIVLVGDGERSRFQDRPRGYVSVHSTGSVAALGEALEQDIDDRRFRSNVVISGVDAWDELEWSGEVRVGEVRFLTAGPIVRCLATHANPDTGVRDAKVLTTLTTRVGQREPTLGRLLLLPGVSGDVDDRGQGGVIRVGDEVIVG